A genome region from Bacteroidota bacterium includes the following:
- a CDS encoding zinc-dependent metalloprotease, translating to MKVSTPIRSVLTVALFVLVGANVLAQQPQSFEASLFRRTVAPALNAGAPFPADAGFFTIDPYVFGQAAQYAPPVSRIENFPLGSGTVTLSVSQFEATTRDAKIVGRTATGDIPLALPAHVLLRGEVDGRSGSHVYLAVFDKMVLGYVELVNADGSSTRYLVQPVSQSGEAATTMICYAQNAIDRTHDASAKWICGTEELPGNFKALDRIAADIAAPADPLHNASVQAKNVRVAKVDIECDYRYYQDFKNDTSKALAYALATLAASSDIYVRDLNAALVSQYLKLWITNDPYRNESDTTINATLDSWTNSNDLPSDNRAGAILLSGWKGIGGLAWLGTICSVNSGLDHGYCVCGTNDNVTYPRDGFVWDVDVVSHEFGHVVGSPHTHSCFWNPAIDSCYPAEGNCFSGTVPTTGTIMSYCHLTSGGVILKFHTRNIPKMLQWLQAATCLVNEQLPQANAGPDAYVCGTDSATVSGSGQFGTPPYVYSWRNMRTNFIVGSDPSFKIKPNATTTYVLTLTDANNLRTYDTMVVNIDQLKAVTGGSLTVCGAGQINLHGTTIGGFGATKKGYTYKWVEKTSGTIMGVDSVITVPVSATTTYTFTAMDSVGCSSSADLIVTVAPKPVCTVNYSGPLTVCENDSVQIDAGSGFKTYLWLKNGSSVGVTTQKYWVKAAGSYSCLVTNTGQGCEDTSNAIAFTKLTAPTRPTITQTGNTLNCPTSVEYASYQWYKSGSLISGATNPTFTPTSNGQYFVIVTGTNGCESRSNTLSVTSGVITKELDEHISIYPNPASNELVLEWNDVPASTLMVSVTDALGKTVLAGKRVSIGSSSIYTLDLRSLSSGTYVLHYDFGFGEGTRKFVKQ from the coding sequence ATGAAAGTATCCACCCCTATCCGTTCCGTGCTGACGGTTGCATTGTTCGTGCTCGTTGGCGCGAATGTATTGGCACAGCAGCCCCAATCGTTTGAAGCAAGTCTGTTCCGTCGCACCGTTGCACCGGCTTTGAATGCCGGAGCGCCGTTTCCAGCCGACGCCGGTTTTTTCACCATCGATCCGTATGTATTCGGACAAGCCGCGCAGTATGCGCCACCCGTTTCGCGTATCGAGAACTTCCCGCTTGGCTCAGGCACGGTCACGTTGAGCGTTTCGCAGTTCGAGGCGACGACACGCGATGCGAAGATTGTCGGCCGAACGGCAACGGGCGATATCCCGCTTGCATTGCCCGCGCATGTGCTCTTGCGAGGTGAAGTCGACGGACGAAGCGGCTCCCACGTGTACCTCGCCGTCTTCGACAAGATGGTACTCGGGTATGTCGAGCTTGTGAATGCGGACGGTTCGAGCACTCGCTATCTCGTCCAACCCGTCTCCCAGAGCGGGGAAGCTGCGACAACGATGATCTGTTATGCGCAGAATGCGATCGACCGTACGCACGACGCGTCGGCGAAATGGATCTGCGGCACGGAAGAACTTCCGGGTAACTTCAAAGCTCTCGATCGTATCGCTGCCGATATCGCCGCACCGGCCGACCCGCTCCACAATGCGAGTGTGCAGGCCAAGAACGTCCGGGTCGCAAAAGTCGATATCGAATGCGACTACAGATACTACCAGGATTTCAAGAACGATACGTCGAAGGCGCTTGCGTATGCCCTTGCGACGCTTGCTGCGTCGAGCGATATTTACGTTCGCGATCTTAATGCCGCGCTCGTATCGCAGTATTTGAAACTGTGGATCACGAACGATCCGTATCGCAACGAATCGGACACGACGATCAACGCCACGCTCGACAGTTGGACCAACTCGAACGATCTTCCGTCGGATAACCGTGCGGGCGCCATCTTACTGAGCGGCTGGAAGGGCATCGGAGGTCTGGCATGGCTCGGGACGATCTGCAGCGTAAACTCCGGTCTCGACCACGGGTACTGTGTCTGCGGTACGAACGATAATGTCACCTATCCCCGCGACGGCTTTGTGTGGGATGTCGATGTCGTTTCGCACGAGTTTGGCCACGTCGTCGGATCGCCGCATACGCACAGTTGTTTCTGGAATCCGGCGATTGACTCCTGCTATCCGGCAGAAGGCAACTGCTTCAGCGGCACTGTGCCCACAACCGGTACGATCATGAGCTATTGCCACTTGACGAGCGGCGGTGTGATCCTCAAATTCCACACGCGCAACATCCCGAAGATGCTGCAGTGGCTGCAGGCGGCGACCTGCCTCGTCAATGAGCAGTTGCCCCAAGCAAATGCGGGCCCGGATGCGTATGTCTGTGGGACGGACTCGGCAACCGTTTCCGGCTCCGGCCAATTCGGCACTCCGCCCTATGTGTATTCCTGGCGGAATATGCGTACGAACTTCATCGTGGGCTCCGATCCGTCGTTCAAGATCAAACCGAATGCAACGACGACCTATGTACTGACGCTCACGGATGCCAACAATCTGCGCACTTACGATACGATGGTCGTAAATATCGATCAGCTCAAAGCGGTCACCGGAGGAAGCCTGACGGTGTGCGGCGCAGGGCAGATCAATCTGCACGGCACGACGATTGGCGGATTCGGTGCGACGAAGAAAGGATATACATACAAGTGGGTCGAAAAGACGAGCGGCACGATCATGGGAGTCGATTCCGTGATTACGGTGCCGGTGAGCGCAACGACGACGTACACCTTCACCGCGATGGATTCGGTCGGATGTTCGTCGAGCGCGGATCTGATCGTGACGGTCGCTCCGAAGCCGGTGTGTACGGTCAACTATAGCGGACCGCTCACCGTCTGCGAGAACGACTCCGTCCAGATCGACGCTGGCAGCGGATTCAAGACGTACCTCTGGTTGAAGAACGGCTCGTCCGTTGGCGTCACCACCCAGAAGTATTGGGTCAAGGCCGCCGGTTCGTATTCGTGCCTGGTCACGAATACGGGTCAGGGATGCGAGGATACGTCGAATGCGATCGCATTCACGAAACTCACCGCGCCGACCAGACCGACGATCACACAAACGGGGAATACGTTGAATTGCCCGACCTCGGTCGAGTATGCATCGTATCAGTGGTATAAGTCCGGCTCGCTGATCTCCGGCGCGACGAACCCGACGTTTACGCCGACCTCGAACGGGCAGTACTTTGTGATCGTCACCGGGACGAACGGCTGCGAGTCGCGTTCGAACACGCTGAGCGTGACTTCCGGCGTTATCACGAAGGAGTTGGACGAACACATTTCGATCTATCCGAATCCGGCCTCGAACGAGTTGGTATTGGAATGGAACGATGTTCCGGCGTCGACGCTGATGGTGTCGGTCACTGACGCGCTCGGGAAAACCGTGCTTGCCGGAAAGCGCGTGTCGATCGGTTCGTCGAGTATTTATACGCTCGATCTTCGTTCGCTGTCGTCCGGTACGTATGTGTTGCACTACGACTTCGGGTTCGGCGAGGGCACACGCAAGTTCGTCAAGCAGTAA